The Couchioplanes caeruleus nucleotide sequence CGGCCGAGGTAGAGCTGGTGGGTGGCGTAACCGGACAGCCGCAGCCGGGGCTCCACCGCCCGGGCCGCGCTGCCGGCGAACAGCGCCGCCGTGCTCAGCGTCCATCCGATGCCCAGCGACACGAACCGCACCGACTGCCAGTACGCCTCACCACGCCGGCTGTAGTAGAACGCCAGCGGCAGCAGCGCCAGCAGGATCAGCACCCCGCGGCGGCGGGCGATCTCGCGCAGGGCCATCTCGGCGACGGTCAGCGTCCGGCTCATCGCGCGCTCCCCGGGGTCAGGTCGAGCACGGCGTCGGCGCGGTCCAGCTCGCCGAGCCGGTGGGTCACCACGACCACGGCCTTGCCGGCGTCGCGCCAGCGCCACACCTGTTGCCAGAAGTCGAGGTAGCTGCCGTTGTCGAAGCCCTGGTACGGCTCATCGAGCAGCAGCACGTCGGGGTCGCCGAGGCCGGCCAGCACCAGGTTGAGCTTCTGCCGGGTGCCGCCGGACAGGTGCCGGGCCGTACCCGCCGCGGACGAGCGTGGCCAGTCGAGGGTCGCGGCGGCCGCACGGCCCTGCGCCCGGGCGGCACCCCGGGACTCGCCGCGCCCCGCCCCGATGAGCACGTAATGCTCGTCGGGGGTGAGGTAGTCGGCGGTGCCACCGTCCTGCGGGCAGTAGCCGAGCGTGCCGCGGATCCGGACGTGACCCTCATCGGGGGCGAGCAGGCCGGCGCAGATGCGCAGCAGGGTGCTTTTGCCCGAGCCGTTGGCGCCGATGACCGCCACGACCTCGCCCTCGTGGACGGTCAGGTCGACGCCGTCCAGGATCGTGCTGCGGCCGTACCGTTTGACGATCTTGACGGCCGCCAGGCGCCGCTCGCCGGACGGTGGCCGGCGCAGCTCGGTGGTCGCGCCGCGCAGGCTGTCCACGAGGCTGACGGCGTACGCGGTGGGCGGCCCGAAGACCTGCAGCGGGGGCCGCCCGCTGTCGCGCAGGTGCGCGGCGGCCTCGGCCACGAGCGCGGCCGGTTCGACCCGGCGGCGGCGCAGCTCGGCCGCGAACGCGGCGAGCCAGTCATCGACGGTCACGGGACCTCCATCATTGCGGTGACGTTGTCCACGAACACGGCCCAGTCGGCGGAGGCGGAGCGGAGTGTCGCCGTGCCCTCGGGGCTGAGCCGGTAGTACTTGCGCGCGGGCCCGCCGTCGCCGGCCCGCCAGTCGGCGACGACCAGCCCGAGCCGCTCCAGGCGCAGCAGGGCGGGGTAGAGCGTGCCGCCGGCGATGGACCCGAGGCCGCCGGCCTCCAGCCGTTGCGCGATCTCGTAGCCGTAGGACTCGCCACGAGCGAGGGCGCCGAGCACGCAGAGGTCGAGCACGCCGCGCAACCACTGCGTCCGCCGGTCCACGCGGACAAGGTAGCACCACTACCTAGTGGGAGGCGCCCCTCGGAGCAGGGCTAGCGGACGAGTAGCTCGACCAGCCGGTCCAGCTCGGCCGACGGGTCCTCGGTCAGGCCCATGTGGACCGGGCCGGCCTGCAGGATCGTGCTGCGCGGGGCGACCATCCAGCGGAAGCGCTCGCCCTGCTTCATCTCGCGGGCCGCGCCGCCGTCCGCGCCGCCGGCGCAGACGATCTCCCAGGACTGCAGGGCCGCCCGGATGCCGTCCAGGTCGGCGTTCGGGTCCAGCGCGAGCAGCCGTTGCTCGTGCAGGTGCGTACGGGCGCAGAGGAAGTCGCGCCGATGGCAGTAGAGCACCACCCCGACGTTGATCAGCTCGCCGCGCTCGACCCGGGGGACGGCTCGGATGATCGCGTACTCGTACGGGACCCTCATGACGCCGGGATCCAGGCCGCCGGGTCGGACGCGCGCGCGAGCAGATGGTCGCGGTACGCCGCGCGCGCCTCCTCGGCGGTGCCGAAGTCGAACTCGGCGAGCCATTCGCCGGGCACCAGCGCCAGCACCTCGTCGAGCAGGTCGCCGGTCAGTTGCGGCACGATCGCACCGGCCGCCGCCGGCACCGCGGTCGCGTACGGCTTGAGCACGTGGTCGTCCCACTTGTACGGCCGGTGCACCACGGTGGCGGCGCGCGGCCAGTTGTGGTGGAAGTACAGCGTCGCGCCGTGGTCGATGAGCCACAGGTCGCCGTGCCACATGAGCAGGTTGGGGTTGCGCCAGCTGCGGTCGACGTTCTCCACGAAGGCGTCGAAGACCAGCACGCGGGAGGCGAGCTCGGCGTCGATCGGGTACGCGACCGGGTCGTACCCGAGCGCGCCGGGCAGATAGTCCATGCCGAGGTTGGCGCCGGCGCTGGCCTTGATCAGCTCCTGCACCTCCTCGTCGGGCTCGGCCCGGGCCACGACCGGGTCGAGTTCGACGACCACCAGCTCGGGGACGGGCAGCCCGAGCCGCCGGGCCAGCTCGCCGGAGACCACCTCCGCGACCAGCGCCTTGGGGCCCTGGCCGGCGCCGCGGAACTTGACCACGTACGTGCCGAGGTTGCCGGCCTCGACGATGCCGGGCAGCGACCCGCCCTCGCGCAGCGGGGTGACGTATCGGATGGCGGTGACCTCGGGCAGCACGCGCCTAACCCTAGAGGGTGGTGGGACCCTGCCGGCGCAGGTCCGCCACCCGGGTCATCGCCTCGCGCAGCTCGGTCAGCCATTCATCGGTGTGCTCGCCGACCAGGCGTACGCACCACGCCAGCGCCTCCGAGCGGCTGCGGGCCACCCCGGCGTCGACGAGCGTGTCGAGGACCTGCCGTTCGGGCTGGCGCAGCCGGGTCATCACCGGCGCGGAGAGGTGGGTGAACAGCTCCTGGGTGTCCCCGCAGCGCAGCCCCCAGCTGACCTTGCGCTGGTAACGGTGCTCGACCTGGCGGGCGACCTTGATCCGGTCGTCGCGGCTGTCCTCGCGGAACTGGTGGATCCGCCCGGCCTGGGCGGCGGCGCGGTCGGCGTCGCTCGCGTCGGCCGACAGCTCCGGTGCCGGGACCCGGCCCCAGATGACGATCTCGTCGCGGTCGACGACGACCTCGGGCGGCCCGGTGAACCAGCCGTCGGGGCTGGCGCCGGTGATCCAGGCGGCGGCGTCGTCGGCGGGTGGCGGCTCGGTACGGGTGCCGGCGGGTGGACGGAAGCGCATGACTACCTCCCAGTGCAAGCTTTGATTACATGCTTACACCGTTGCACGACTGACGCCATGGCCTCGCGTTCAGCTCTCAGAGGACAAAGGCATCGGTCCAGAGCTGACGGGAACGCCCGGTCAGCGCGTCCATGAACGCCACCGCCTGGCTGTCCGTCAGGGCGGCCACGAAGTCGATCACCGCACGGCCGCGGGCCCGTGCCAGCCGGTCCGGCGTGCTGTCCGGCAGTTCCAGCTCGGCCAGCTCCACCAGGTCCCGCAGCCGGCGCGGCAGGCGCTCCGCCTCGTCGCGGTCCGACAGCCACGCGACCAGCGCGTCGACCAGCTGTTCCAGCAGCCGCGCCTGACCGCGCTGGTGCAGCGCCAGGTCGGGGCGTGCCAGCACGAACCGGTTCTGCACGAACTTGAGGACCTGCACCTCGTGCCACTGCGCGGGCGCGAGCAGGACGTGCCCCGACCGTACGGCCGGCGACTCGCTCACCTCGATCGCGTCCACCAGCCGCTTCGTCCACGCCGCCGAGAACGCCGCCACCTGCGCCTCGGCCTCCAGCGAGCCGTCGAACGGGACGCTGAGCAGCCCGTCGACCAGCTCCGCGCGGACCCGTTCCACCGCCGCCGCGAACGCCTCGTCGTCGGCCACCCAGCCGTCCTTGCGGTGCAGCTGGCGGCGCAGCGCCTCGATGGACGTACCCGGCCGGCGCGGCAGCAGCTCCTCGTCCGGCACGTCGGCGAACTCCATCCGCTGCCACGCCATCAGTTCCGCGGCCACCGAACCCTGCTGCAGCACGCCGACGCGGTGCACGTCCTCCAGGTCGTGGATCGCGTACGCGATGTCGTCGGCGGTGTCCATCACCGAGGCCTCCGGGGTCTGCTGCCACGGCGCGACCCGGCCGTCGAACGGCAGCCGTGCCTGCGCCATGTCCCCGACCTCGGTGGAGTACGCGCCGAACTTCAGCGACCCCCCGTCGGGGTCGTCCGGCGGCGCGGCGGCACCCCGGGGCGGGGGATCCATGTGCCGCGGGTGCGGTGCGGGATGCGTACGCCGGGTCCACGGGTACTTGAGGATCGCGGCGCGGGTGGCGGCGGTCAGGTTCAGCCCGATCGTCGCCTGGCCGCGGATCTCCGTGCTGGTCACGATGCGGTACGACTGGGCGTTGCCCTCGAAGCCGTCGCGCAGCCCCAGCCGTTGCCGGGCCACGTGGTCGAGCACCCGCTCGCCGAGGTGGCCGAACGGCGGGTGCCCCAGGTCGTGGGCGAGCGCGGCCGCCTCCACCACGTCCGGGTCGCAGCCGCCCAGCTTCTCGAGGGTGTCGGCGTACCGGGACAGCAGGCGCTCGGCGATGGCCCGGCCGACCGAGGCGACCTTGAGGCTGTGGGTGAGCCGGTTGTGCACCAGCAGCCCCGCCCCGCCCGGGCTGATCACCTGGGTGACCCCGCCCAGCCGGGCGAAGAACGGCGAGCTGACGATCCGGTCCCGGTCCACGCGGAACGGGCTGGCGGCGAGATCGCCGGGGGCGACGAGGCCGTCGCCGAACAGGCGCCGGGCGCGGGGATCATCCATGCGCCCGACGCTATTACATCGGCGTGCGTACCCGGCTCAGCGAGCCTGCAGCGCGTCCAGGGCGACCGCCATCGCGGCGACGAGCCGGCGGTCCAGCTGCGGGTCGTGGATCGTCACGACGTACTTGTCGCGCAGGCCCCACTTCTTGACCACGGAGAACGCCGGGCGCTCGCCCAGGAGGAAGTCGAAGTGGTACGGCAGCCAGGACAGCGAGTCCACGAACCGGCGCAGGATGGCCACGGTCAGGTTCGACTCGCGGCCGACCATCTCGCCGTATCCGGGCTGCTCGAGGTGCCACGTCGAGCGCAGCAGGGACTCCTTGAAGTTCTTGCGGAACAGGCCGATCGCGGTGCCGGCGGCGTCCGTGACGTCGTACGTCGCGCCCAGGTCGATGACCTGGCGGGCCTTGAAGCCGAGGACCGGAGTCGTCTTGGTGTCGTCGGTGTAGAGCGTCACCTGCTCCTTGAAGGCCATCCGCTTCTGCTGCGCGAACGCGAGCACGCCGGCCTCCGAGCCGTCCGGCGCGACGGCGTGGATCTCGTACTGGTTGACCATCAAACGCACGCGCTGACGCACGATGAGTTGCTGCTGATTCTGAAGGGTTTGCACAGTCACGGCGGCAGTGTGACACACATCGCCATGCTGAGGAGATCCACAGCACCTCGGTGGCGGGCCGGCCGCACCGGCGGTCAGACTTGGCAGTCAGACGGAACCGACACGGAGGAATCGCGCATGGCGAAGCAGGCAGAAGGCCGCCGAGGGCTCGGAAAGGGATGGATCGCCCTCGCGCTCGGCGCGGCGGCGGTGTGGGCCGCCCGGGACATTCCGCTCCAGATCGGCTCCCGCAAGATCGGCGATCGGGCCGAGGGTGAACGCGGCGCGCGCTACCGGCGGTCCCCGCAGTTCAAGGACGGCAAGTTCCGCAACACCGTGCCGGCCACCGAGGTCGCCCTGGCCTCGATGCCGCGCCTGCTCGCCGCGTCGCTGACCGACCGCGACCGCCGCCACCCCGCCTCCCCGATCCCGGTGGTCATCCCCGAGACGGGCGGCGACGGGCTCTACGTCACCTGGTACGGCCACTCCTCGGCGCTGATCGAGATCGAGGGCCGCCGGGTGCTGCTCGACCCGGTGTGGAGCGACCGGTGCTCGCCCTCGCGCCTGCAGGGCCCGAAGCGGCTGCACGAGCCGCCCGTGCCGCTGCGCTCGCTGCCGCCCGTCGACGCGGTGGTCATCTCGCACGACCACTACGACCACCTGGACATGGAGTCGATCCGCAACCTGGTGGACCTGCAGGCCGCGCCGTTCCTCGTGCCGCTCGGCATCGGCGCGCACCTGGAGCGCTGGGGCGTACCGGCCACCCGCATCATCGAGCTCGACTGGGACGAGCGCGCCACGGTCGCCGGCATCGAGTTCGTCGCCACGGCCGCCCGGCACTTCTCCGGCCGCGGCTTCTCCCGCGACGAGACGCTGTGGGCCTCCTGGGTGATCGCCGGGCCGACCCGCAAGGCGTTCTACTCCGGCGACACCGGCTACTTCCCCGGCTTCGCGGAGATCGGCGAGGAGCACGGGCCGTTCGACGTGACGCTGGTGCAGATCGGGGCGTACGGCGACCAGTGGCCGGACATCCACATGGTGCCGGAGGACGGCGTCGCCACCCACGTGGACGTCCGCGGCGGCCTGATGATCCCGGTGCACTGGGCCACGTTCAACCTGGCGCTGCACGACTGGGCCGAGCCGGCCGACCGGGCCTGGCGCGAGGCCAAGGCGCGCGACGTGAAGCTGGCCGTCCCCCGGCCGGGCGAGCGGGTCGACGTCGACAACCCGCCCGCGGTCGACGGCTGGTGGCAGCAGCTCTAGGGGGTGGCCGACGACTCGCTCTACACCGGCAGCGCGGCGCACTACCCGGTGGGGCGGATGCCGTACCCGCCGGCGCTGCCCGAGGTCCTGCGCGAGCGGCTCGGCCTGGACGGCACCGGCCGGCTCCTCGACGTGGGATGCGGCCCGGGCTCGCTGACCCTGCTGCTCGCCCCGCTGTTCGCGGAGGCGGTCGGCGTCGACGCGGACCCCGGCATGATCGCCGAGGCGCGCCGCAGGGCCCCGGGGCTGTCGTGGCACCGCCTGCGCGCCGAGGAGCTGCCGGCCGGGCTGGGCGAGTTCCGGCTGGTCAGCTTCGCCCAGTCCTTCCACTGGATGGACCAGCCGGCCGTGGCGCGCGCGGTCCGTCCGATGATCGATCCGGGCGGCGCCTGGGTGCACGTCGGCGCCACCACCCACCGCGGCGTGAACGGCGCCGACCCGCTAACCCGGCCCCGGCCGCCGTGGGAGCGGATCGACGCGCTCGTGGCCTCGTACCTCGGGCCGGTGCGGCGCGCCGGACGGTCCACCCTGCCGAACGGCACCCCCGGCGGCGAGGAGGACGTGATGCGGGCGGCCGGCTACCGCGGGCCGGACCGTGTCGTCGTGGGCGGCGGCGAGGAGGTGGCACGGTCGGCGGACGAGATCGTGTCGGCGGTGTTCTCGCTGTCGTACGCCACGCCGCACCTGTTCGGGGAGCGGGTGGGGGAGTTCGAGGCGGACCTGCGGTCGCTGCTGGCCGAGGCGGCGCCGCCCGGCGTCTTCGCCGAGCGGCGCCGCGAGACGGAACTGGTGATCTGGCGCCCCTGACACGGGTGGGGCTTCGAAGTGGACGCTCTCGCGCCGGCGGCCGGCGGTCTCCCCGAGTGCGACGAGGAGGACCACCGCTTCCGCAGCCGGCTCGCTCACCGGCAGGTGACGGGCCTCAGGCGGCGGCGCGGTAAACCGCGGCGACGACCGTGGCCAGCAGGAACAGGGTGCCCATCAGCAGGGGCCGGGTGTGGCCCCAGGCGATCTTGCGCTTGGCCGGGACGTCGCGCTTCGTTGCGCGCAGGTCCCGCCAGGCCGCGTGGGCACGTCCGGCGCGGTAGCCGATCGTGAGCACGGTGACGGCGGTGATCATGGTGGCGACGCTCGCTGTCATGCGACCCCCTGGAGGTGCGTGGCGGTGCGGTCGCGACCCAGTGTGGGACGGCAATCCGACCGATTCCAGGGGATTAAGAGCGTTAAAACCGTATAAAGCCGATTCCCGGGTACGGACGTCCGTGTCAGCTTTCCGATCGTTGCCGTGGCACGCAGACCTTGACAGCGGCCGGCGCGACCTCGACGCGGATCTTCTTGACCTTGTCGCGGGAGCCGCCGTCGAGCTCGTACGTCAGCGGCTCCTTCAGCTTCACGTCGATGCGGCGGGCGCGGGTCATGTGGACGAACGGGGACTCCTCGGAGCGGCCGACCGCCATGCGGCCCATGGTGCGGGCCCACTGGGCGGCGCCGCGGGCGGTGGCCACGCCGACGTCGAGCCAGCCGTCGTCCGGCTTCGCGTCGTCGAACGCGGTGATGCCGCCGGTGATCATGCTGACGTTGCCGACCAGGACGCAGGACGCCTCGTCGGCGAACCAGTCGGTGCCGTCCACCTTGATCTTC carries:
- a CDS encoding ATP-binding cassette domain-containing protein; the encoded protein is MTVDDWLAAFAAELRRRRVEPAALVAEAAAHLRDSGRPPLQVFGPPTAYAVSLVDSLRGATTELRRPPSGERRLAAVKIVKRYGRSTILDGVDLTVHEGEVVAVIGANGSGKSTLLRICAGLLAPDEGHVRIRGTLGYCPQDGGTADYLTPDEHYVLIGAGRGESRGAARAQGRAAAATLDWPRSSAAGTARHLSGGTRQKLNLVLAGLGDPDVLLLDEPYQGFDNGSYLDFWQQVWRWRDAGKAVVVVTHRLGELDRADAVLDLTPGSAR
- a CDS encoding PadR family transcriptional regulator, which encodes MDRRTQWLRGVLDLCVLGALARGESYGYEIAQRLEAGGLGSIAGGTLYPALLRLERLGLVVADWRAGDGGPARKYYRLSPEGTATLRSASADWAVFVDNVTAMMEVP
- a CDS encoding DUF3037 domain-containing protein, coding for MRVPYEYAIIRAVPRVERGELINVGVVLYCHRRDFLCARTHLHEQRLLALDPNADLDGIRAALQSWEIVCAGGADGGAAREMKQGERFRWMVAPRSTILQAGPVHMGLTEDPSAELDRLVELLVR
- a CDS encoding HipA family kinase, whose amino-acid sequence is MLPEVTAIRYVTPLREGGSLPGIVEAGNLGTYVVKFRGAGQGPKALVAEVVSGELARRLGLPVPELVVVELDPVVARAEPDEEVQELIKASAGANLGMDYLPGALGYDPVAYPIDAELASRVLVFDAFVENVDRSWRNPNLLMWHGDLWLIDHGATLYFHHNWPRAATVVHRPYKWDDHVLKPYATAVPAAAGAIVPQLTGDLLDEVLALVPGEWLAEFDFGTAEEARAAYRDHLLARASDPAAWIPAS
- a CDS encoding deoxyguanosinetriphosphate triphosphohydrolase family protein, translating into MDDPRARRLFGDGLVAPGDLAASPFRVDRDRIVSSPFFARLGGVTQVISPGGAGLLVHNRLTHSLKVASVGRAIAERLLSRYADTLEKLGGCDPDVVEAAALAHDLGHPPFGHLGERVLDHVARQRLGLRDGFEGNAQSYRIVTSTEIRGQATIGLNLTAATRAAILKYPWTRRTHPAPHPRHMDPPPRGAAAPPDDPDGGSLKFGAYSTEVGDMAQARLPFDGRVAPWQQTPEASVMDTADDIAYAIHDLEDVHRVGVLQQGSVAAELMAWQRMEFADVPDEELLPRRPGTSIEALRRQLHRKDGWVADDEAFAAAVERVRAELVDGLLSVPFDGSLEAEAQVAAFSAAWTKRLVDAIEVSESPAVRSGHVLLAPAQWHEVQVLKFVQNRFVLARPDLALHQRGQARLLEQLVDALVAWLSDRDEAERLPRRLRDLVELAELELPDSTPDRLARARGRAVIDFVAALTDSQAVAFMDALTGRSRQLWTDAFVL
- a CDS encoding MBL fold metallo-hydrolase; the protein is MAKQAEGRRGLGKGWIALALGAAAVWAARDIPLQIGSRKIGDRAEGERGARYRRSPQFKDGKFRNTVPATEVALASMPRLLAASLTDRDRRHPASPIPVVIPETGGDGLYVTWYGHSSALIEIEGRRVLLDPVWSDRCSPSRLQGPKRLHEPPVPLRSLPPVDAVVISHDHYDHLDMESIRNLVDLQAAPFLVPLGIGAHLERWGVPATRIIELDWDERATVAGIEFVATAARHFSGRGFSRDETLWASWVIAGPTRKAFYSGDTGYFPGFAEIGEEHGPFDVTLVQIGAYGDQWPDIHMVPEDGVATHVDVRGGLMIPVHWATFNLALHDWAEPADRAWREAKARDVKLAVPRPGERVDVDNPPAVDGWWQQL
- a CDS encoding class I SAM-dependent methyltransferase; translation: MADDSLYTGSAAHYPVGRMPYPPALPEVLRERLGLDGTGRLLDVGCGPGSLTLLLAPLFAEAVGVDADPGMIAEARRRAPGLSWHRLRAEELPAGLGEFRLVSFAQSFHWMDQPAVARAVRPMIDPGGAWVHVGATTHRGVNGADPLTRPRPPWERIDALVASYLGPVRRAGRSTLPNGTPGGEEDVMRAAGYRGPDRVVVGGGEEVARSADEIVSAVFSLSYATPHLFGERVGEFEADLRSLLAEAAPPGVFAERRRETELVIWRP